The following coding sequences lie in one Allochromatium vinosum DSM 180 genomic window:
- the cas1e gene encoding type I-E CRISPR-associated endonuclease Cas1e, producing MLPPLKPIAMKERISLIFIEYGEIDVLDGAFVVIDKTGVRTHIPIGSIACIMLEPGTRVSHRAAALAARVGTLLVWVGEAGVRLYASGQPGGARSDRLLYQAKLALDDQARLKVVRKMYELRFGEKPPERRSVEQLRGIEGARVKKTYENLAKRYGVQWRGRRYDPSEWDTSDVPNTCLSAATACLYGITEAAILAAGYAPAVGFIHTGKPQSFVYDIADIVKFETVVPVAFQIAAKNPPQSHAERLVRLACRDVFRESKLLGKIIPMIEDVLSAGEIEPPKPAPEAVAPAIDDGKPLGDAGHRH from the coding sequence ATGCTTCCACCACTCAAGCCCATTGCCATGAAGGAACGGATCAGCCTGATCTTCATCGAGTACGGCGAAATCGACGTGCTCGATGGGGCCTTCGTCGTGATCGACAAGACCGGCGTGCGCACCCACATTCCGATTGGCAGCATCGCCTGCATCATGCTGGAGCCGGGGACGCGCGTCTCGCACCGGGCGGCGGCGCTTGCGGCGCGGGTCGGCACCCTGCTGGTCTGGGTCGGTGAAGCGGGTGTGCGGCTCTATGCGTCCGGCCAGCCGGGTGGCGCGCGGTCGGATCGGCTGTTGTATCAGGCCAAACTGGCCCTTGACGATCAGGCCCGGCTCAAGGTGGTGCGCAAAATGTACGAGCTGCGCTTTGGGGAGAAACCGCCCGAACGACGCAGTGTCGAGCAGTTGCGCGGAATCGAAGGGGCGCGGGTCAAGAAAACTTACGAAAACCTCGCCAAGCGGTATGGCGTCCAGTGGCGCGGTCGGCGCTATGACCCCAGCGAATGGGACACCAGTGATGTTCCCAACACCTGTCTGTCGGCGGCGACGGCCTGTCTTTATGGCATTACCGAGGCGGCGATTCTGGCGGCCGGCTATGCGCCGGCGGTTGGGTTCATCCACACCGGCAAGCCGCAATCGTTCGTTTACGACATCGCCGATATCGTCAAATTCGAGACCGTGGTGCCGGTGGCGTTCCAGATCGCGGCCAAGAATCCGCCGCAATCGCACGCCGAGCGCCTGGTTCGGCTAGCCTGCCGAGATGTGTTCCGGGAGAGCAAGCTCCTGGGCAAAATCATCCCGATGATCGAAGACGTATTGTCCGCTGGCGAGATCGAACCGCCAAAGCCGGCCCCCGAGGCGGTCGCGCCGGCTATCGACGATGGGAAACCCTTGGGCGATGCTGGTCATCGTCACTGA
- the cas2e gene encoding type I-E CRISPR-associated endoribonuclease Cas2e, protein MLVIVTENVPPRLRGRLAVWLLEIRAGVYIGNPSKRLREFIWNQVLEGVEDGNAVMAWNTNTESGYDFLTVGKNRRVPVDFDGLRLVSFKPLDEPN, encoded by the coding sequence ATGCTGGTCATCGTCACTGAGAACGTTCCGCCGCGTCTGCGCGGACGGCTTGCGGTCTGGCTGCTGGAGATCCGCGCCGGGGTCTATATCGGCAATCCGTCGAAGCGGCTGCGCGAGTTCATCTGGAATCAAGTGCTGGAGGGCGTCGAAGATGGCAATGCGGTCATGGCTTGGAACACCAACACGGAGTCGGGCTACGATTTTCTCACCGTCGGCAAGAACCGGCGTGTTCCAGTCGATTTCGACGGTTTGCGGTTGGTCAGTTTCAAGCCGCTCGATGAGCCAAACTGA
- a CDS encoding type II toxin-antitoxin system HicB family antitoxin, translating to MRYAIVIERAEHNYSAYVPDLPGCIATGRTLEETEREIREAIAFHLEGLREDGLPVPTPTSQVDYIEIAA from the coding sequence ATGCGTTACGCCATCGTGATCGAACGAGCAGAGCATAACTACTCGGCCTATGTCCCCGATCTGCCAGGGTGCATCGCTACCGGGCGCACCCTGGAGGAGACCGAGCGGGAGATTCGGGAAGCGATCGCGTTTCATCTGGAAGGTCTGCGAGAAGATGGCTTGCCGGTGCCAACGCCGACCAGTCAGGTCGACTACATCGAGATCGCGGCCTGA
- a CDS encoding TonB-dependent receptor plug domain-containing protein, with the protein MVSIPFSIDTFVGRWRRSLAVSALCAGVATGANLRAADATLTPQEDDQSDRQQAELLAILDEATELATKNRINVDYVPGIMTVLDRAEMLALGVRTVADALTLIPGVLVERNGTGEMTLSIRGQGNSTGTVKVLIDSVSMNTSDGAVLIFDEMPVEQVERIEVIRGPGSALYGEFAFSGVVNIVTLQQARRVHVRYGDANTTQVGGVYSLEDPERSLSMTVNYPRLKAGACEATHEPG; encoded by the coding sequence ATGGTTTCGATCCCCTTCAGTATCGACACGTTTGTCGGCCGCTGGCGACGCTCGCTCGCCGTCAGCGCGCTCTGCGCCGGCGTTGCGACCGGCGCCAACCTACGAGCCGCCGATGCCACCCTCACGCCTCAGGAAGACGACCAATCCGATCGACAACAGGCCGAGCTGCTGGCCATCCTGGATGAGGCCACGGAGCTGGCCACCAAAAACCGTATCAATGTCGACTATGTCCCCGGCATCATGACCGTGCTGGATCGCGCCGAGATGCTCGCGCTGGGAGTGCGCACGGTGGCGGATGCCCTGACGCTGATCCCCGGCGTCCTGGTCGAGCGAAACGGGACCGGGGAGATGACGCTGTCGATCAGAGGACAGGGAAACAGTACCGGCACTGTCAAGGTTCTGATCGACTCAGTGTCGATGAACACCAGCGACGGTGCCGTGCTCATATTCGATGAGATGCCGGTCGAACAGGTGGAGCGGATCGAGGTGATTCGCGGACCAGGCTCGGCGCTCTACGGCGAGTTTGCCTTCTCGGGCGTCGTGAACATCGTCACACTGCAACAGGCACGCCGCGTGCATGTGCGTTATGGTGACGCCAATACCACGCAGGTGGGTGGCGTGTATTCACTCGAAGACCCCGAGCGGAGCCTGTCGATGACGGTCAACTACCCCCGCCTGAAGGCGGGGGCTTGTGAGGCGACTCACGAGCCGGGTTGA